In the genome of Agelaius phoeniceus isolate bAgePho1 chromosome 14, bAgePho1.hap1, whole genome shotgun sequence, the window ctgtggaagaggaggaggatggaaaGCAGGGTCTGGTCGATATTCCTGTTGCAGATACCCTGGTTGAAGAGGTAGCAGGGGTCCCGCACGACGGGTTCCAGCGAGTCCTGGCGCATGATGGAGCTCAGCTTGTCGGTGTTGAGGTTCTGTCGGACCAGCTGCTCCCGCAGCTGCCGGAAACTGCTCACGGTGGGGCTGCCCGGGTTGTTGTTCTCGCCCCCGGCCCCCTCCTCCAGCCCGCTCCGGTTGGCCAgatccaggcagcagctgcagcagtccAGCCCCACGGGCGACCGGCACTCCTCCGTGGGCGACGAGGACATCCCAGGGGGCCCCGTGCCTGGCcacggcggcggcgccggggccgctcccggggccGCGGAGGGCGAGCGGCTGCAGGACGTGCCCGGTGCCGAGCGCCGCGAgcggcccccgcccgccccggtcCCGTtccgcccgccccggccccgcccgggccCCGCTCCACCCCGCCCCCGTTCCGCCCCGTCCCCGTTCCACCCGCCCCGGTTCCGCCCCGTCCCGGCCCCGCGCATCCTgcctccgctccgctccgctcctcGCCGctccgccccggccccgctccgccccggcCCCACCGCTCTCCGCCCGCCCCGAGCAGCCGCTCCCCGGCAGCGCATCCACCCCACGCCGGGAGAAGCTGGAGAATCTGAAACATGAGGTGACGTGGGGTGACGAAGGGCCACGATGCCCCTTTCCCGGTGGGGATCCTCGCCCCGCTCCGTGCTTTCCGGGGATGGCGCGGGCGCTGAGGAGGCTGGCGCTGCCCGCGGCATCACTCCCTGAAGCATTGGTGCAGGCAGCCCGCATAGCCCCGGAGACGGGACAGGAAATAGGAAAAAGGGGATTAAAGGTCCCAGGATGGGAGGAAAAGCCAGGAAGGACCTGGCTTCACTGCTGGGAACGTCTGGGAGCTGCCTCGCACGAAGCCAAGCCAGGCATGAGTGGAACGCACGAAGCCTGGGGGCTATGGATGTTGGGGCACGTTGAGTCTCGGCAGATGCCTGAAATCGGGGAtatgggagggaaaaagggatttCTAGGAGGAGGAGAAGTGGCTTCCTGGTACTGTTGCATCTCAAGGTGAACATTTCTGCCACCACTGAACCACACTGGGGGCCTAGTGAAGAGTGATTGGGGCACATGGTGCTGtcctggtggggctggggtATGGGGCAACACCTCAAGGAGGTAGGGACCACTGGCCCAGGACCCTGGGAATGAGATTCATGAAGGTCACAAGGTACTGGCTTTGAAGCACCTGCAGAGATGGGGTGAGAGGGAGGCCGCGAGGTTGGGCTGGTGGTCAGTGAGCCCCAGGGACCAGCCCAGGTAGCCCTCACCCTTGAGAGAGATGAGCAACTGGGAGCAGGTGGAGAAGGGCTGGGCAAGGGTCCaaggaagcagagctgcagaggggaggagcagggaggctggggaAGCCcgccatgggcaggcaggatgTAGGGACGGCAGGTGGGTCTGTACAGCAGGGTTGCAAAACGGCTGgcggaaggagctgcaggaagcagcaaCAGGAGGATTGCAGCATGTCTGAAGGGCACGGGATTGATAAGAGGTAAACCAGGTCAAAATCTGGCCGAGCAAAGCCACTAGAGTACTTGAACAGCAGAGGTCCCGGTGGCAGCGCAGTGCCCACTGGCGTTGTTAATGGGGTAGCTGCTGCCACTGAAGAAGTGGCAGGAGAGTCCAACAAACATTCCTGTTCTCTGCTTAGCATGAAGAAGGAAGATGCATGCCATGAGGATGAAGCAGTTTCCAGGCCATTAGTAACCTGGGGAGTCATGAGACTCCCAGATCCACCACAGATCCACAGCTGGGAGAGTGGCCATGATGAACTTGGGCAGGGTTTCCCATGCCAGACCCCATCGGACCTGGTGACCAGCAGGATCCGACTCCCGGTGGAGGTGGCACCAGCCTGGGGTCCAAGTGTGGGCAGGGGAAACTGTCAGCCCTGGAATGATGCTGAAAACAGGTGAATTCCTAAAGGACAGACGACCCACAAGCTGCTCCAGGAGTGTCCTCTCCTTCTATGCGCTGGTGGATGCTGAGGGCTGTTTTTGAGGTGCTTCCTCAGCCCTTCTTGTGGGCGAcgggggaaggaagggaattGAGTCTTACCCATCTGCCCTGTGGCCGGGGCTAGTGAGGGGGATCCCTGGTGACCCCACTGTTGCGAGGACCCACAGAAACAGGAGGGCGCTGAGATTTCTTCCATCCTTTCGGTTTCAGAACGGCCCCCGCGAGCTGCACTCCGGCTGCACCCCGGGCGGAGCTGAGCCCGACGCCGCGCTCCGTGGGCGGGTGCCCGCGGGCCCGTGGGAGCCTGCTGCCATCCCGTGGGCACAGAGGGAAGGACgagctcagggctggcaccccttcctcggccccagctcccccagtgGCTCTGCCCCGGGCTCCGACGGTGCTGGAGGTGGCTTCGGCACAGGTCGTTGactcctccaggctccttgtgccctctggctgtgccttctCGCCCacgcccccacagctgcaccagAGCTGCCACACAGGGCTCGGGGCTGCTACCCAGCCATCAGCTCCTTGCTCCTCATCAGCAACCAGCACACAATCATGGGCTACCACCTTCTCATG includes:
- the TSC22D3 gene encoding TSC22 domain family protein 3 isoform X1; the protein is MSSSPTEECRSPVGLDCCSCCLDLANRSGLEEGAGGENNNPGSPTVSSFRQLREQLVRQNLNTDKLSSIMRQDSLEPVVRDPCYLFNQGICNRNIDQTLLSILLLFHSASGASVVAIDNKIEQAMDLVKNHLMYAVREEVEVLKEQIKELLEKNSQLERENSLLKTLASPEQLEKFQSRLPAEVLCPEEQSPGVAAPAQHSGGSAV